The proteins below come from a single Pseudomonas sp. MYb118 genomic window:
- a CDS encoding OsmC domain/YcaO domain-containing protein, translating into MEIKVNFLDNLRLEAKFDDFTVIADQPIRYKGDGSAPGPFDYFLASSALCAAYFVKLYCETRNIPTDNIRLSQNNIVDPENRYNQIFKIQVELPADISDKDRQGILRSIDRCTVKKVVQAGPEFVIEEVENLDADAQALLMPTSTAGEGTYIVGKDLPLEQTIANMSGILAGLGMKIEIASWRNIVPNVWSLHIRDAQSPMCFTNGKGSTKESALASALGEFIERLNCNFFYNDQFWGEEIANAPFVHYPDERWFKPGRKDELPAEILDAYCLKIYNRDGELRGSHLYDTNSGNEARGIVSLPFVRQSDGEVVYFPSNLIENLYLSNGMSAGNTLAEAQVQCLSEIFERAVKREIIEGEFALPDVPAEVLAKYPSIVAGIEGLEAQGFPVLVKDASLGGEFPVMCVTLMNPRTGGVFASFGAHPTMEVALERSLTELLQGRSFEGLNDLPQPTFEGHAVTEPNNFVEHFIDSSGVVSWRFFSAKPEYEFVEWDFSGHGEDSNAQEAATLFGILQNMGKESYMAVYEHLGATACRILVPDYSEIYPVDDLIWDNTNKALFFREDILNLHRLDEAQLQDLVERLVESELDDYTDITTLIGIEFDDNTPWGQLTILELKALIYLALQQYEEAKEAVETFLQYNDNTVERGLFYQAVNVVLEMELDEDLELADYEANFRRMFGAERTDAAIGSVNGSVRFYGLTPTSMKLEGLDRHLRLIDSYKKLHSARANQAR; encoded by the coding sequence ATGGAAATTAAGGTCAATTTTCTCGACAACCTTCGGCTCGAGGCCAAGTTCGACGACTTCACCGTGATCGCCGACCAACCGATTCGCTACAAGGGCGATGGTTCGGCGCCGGGTCCGTTCGACTACTTCCTGGCATCGTCGGCGTTGTGCGCGGCCTACTTCGTCAAGCTGTATTGCGAGACCCGCAATATCCCGACCGACAACATTCGCCTGTCGCAGAACAACATTGTCGATCCGGAAAACCGCTACAACCAGATCTTCAAGATCCAGGTCGAGCTGCCTGCCGACATTTCCGACAAGGACCGCCAGGGCATCCTGCGTTCCATCGACCGCTGCACCGTGAAGAAAGTGGTGCAGGCGGGACCTGAGTTCGTCATCGAAGAGGTGGAAAACCTCGACGCCGACGCCCAGGCGTTGCTGATGCCAACCTCGACGGCGGGCGAGGGCACCTACATCGTCGGCAAGGACCTGCCGCTGGAACAGACCATCGCCAACATGTCCGGGATCCTCGCGGGCCTGGGCATGAAGATCGAAATCGCTTCGTGGCGCAACATCGTGCCCAACGTCTGGTCGCTGCACATCCGCGATGCGCAGTCGCCGATGTGCTTCACCAACGGCAAGGGCTCGACCAAGGAAAGTGCGCTGGCCTCGGCGCTGGGTGAGTTCATCGAACGCCTGAACTGCAACTTCTTCTACAACGACCAGTTCTGGGGCGAAGAGATCGCCAACGCGCCGTTCGTGCATTACCCCGACGAGCGCTGGTTCAAGCCGGGGCGCAAGGATGAACTGCCAGCGGAAATCCTCGACGCCTACTGCCTGAAGATCTACAACCGCGACGGCGAACTGCGTGGCTCGCACCTGTACGACACCAACTCGGGCAATGAAGCGCGCGGCATCGTGTCCCTGCCGTTCGTGCGCCAGTCCGATGGCGAAGTGGTGTACTTCCCGTCCAACCTGATCGAAAACCTGTACCTGAGCAACGGCATGAGCGCCGGCAACACCCTGGCCGAAGCCCAGGTGCAGTGCCTGTCGGAAATCTTCGAGCGTGCGGTCAAGCGCGAAATCATCGAAGGCGAATTTGCCCTGCCGGACGTGCCCGCTGAGGTGCTGGCGAAATACCCGAGCATTGTTGCCGGTATCGAGGGCCTGGAAGCCCAGGGTTTCCCGGTGCTGGTCAAGGATGCGTCGCTGGGTGGTGAATTCCCGGTGATGTGCGTGACCCTGATGAACCCGCGCACCGGTGGCGTGTTCGCCTCGTTCGGCGCTCACCCGACCATGGAAGTGGCGCTCGAGCGTAGCCTCACCGAACTGCTGCAGGGCCGCAGCTTCGAAGGCCTCAATGACCTGCCGCAGCCGACCTTCGAAGGCCACGCGGTGACCGAGCCGAACAACTTCGTCGAGCACTTCATCGACTCCAGCGGCGTGGTGTCGTGGCGCTTCTTCAGTGCCAAGCCGGAATACGAATTCGTCGAGTGGGATTTCTCCGGCCACGGCGAAGATTCCAATGCCCAGGAGGCCGCGACCCTGTTCGGCATCCTGCAAAACATGGGCAAGGAATCGTACATGGCGGTGTACGAACACCTGGGCGCCACCGCCTGCCGCATCCTGGTGCCGGACTACTCGGAGATCTACCCGGTCGACGACCTGATCTGGGACAACACCAACAAGGCGCTGTTCTTCCGCGAAGACATCCTCAACCTGCATCGCCTCGATGAAGCGCAGTTGCAGGACCTGGTCGAGCGCCTGGTTGAGAGCGAGCTGGACGACTACACCGACATCACCACCCTGATCGGCATCGAGTTCGACGACAACACCCCGTGGGGCCAGTTGACCATCCTCGAACTCAAGGCACTGATCTACCTGGCCCTGCAGCAATACGAGGAAGCCAAGGAGGCGGTGGAAACCTTCCTGCAATACAACGACAACACCGTCGAGCGTGGCTTGTTCTACCAGGCGGTGAACGTGGTGCTGGAGATGGAACTGGACGAAGACCTGGAACTGGCCGACTACGAAGCCAACTTCCGCCGCATGTTCGGCGCCGAACGCACCGACGCCGCGATTGGTTCGGTCAACGGCAGCGTCCGCTTCTACGGCCTGACGCCCACCAGTATGAAACTCGAAGGCCTCGACCGCCACCTGCGCCTGATCGACAGCTACAAAAAACTCCACAGCGCCCGGGCCAACCAGGCTCGGTGA